One region of Mycolicibacterium rhodesiae NBB3 genomic DNA includes:
- the lpqB gene encoding MtrAB system accessory lipoprotein LpqB: MKRLAAALAALMFVLAGCAGVPSSSSPQAIGTVDRPAPPSLPKPTPGMDPDVLLREFLKATADPANRHLAARQFLTESGSSAWDDAGSALLIDNVVFTETRGPERVTVHMRADILGSLSDLGVFETGEGALPDPGPIELVKTSGGWRIDKLPNGVFLDWQQFQSTYKRNTLYFADPTGGTVVPDPRYVAVSDPDQLATELVSKLIAGPRPELANSVRNLLGPPLKLRGPVTRADGGKTGVGRGYGGARIDLDNLSTTDPHSRQLLAAQIIWTLSRAGINGPYVITADGAALDDRFADGWETSDVAATDPGAFPGAAAGLHALVGGSLVFLDGPRAPRVPGAFGQTPNQTAAAVSRSGQNVASIVTLRPGAPDMASSLWVGPLGGNASQALDGRNLTRPSWSLDDAVWVVVDGNNVVRVIQDASGQPARIPVDSTPVSSRFPGAIRELQLSRDGTRAAMVIDGQVILAGVEQTPGGGYALTYPRRLGFGLGNTVVSLSWRTGDDIVVSRTDPQHPVSYVNLDGVNSDGPSRNLLMPVTTVAANPSTVYVADERGVLQLTGSVADNDPVWSEIRPLMVAGALPVLPG, encoded by the coding sequence GTGAAGCGGCTCGCGGCGGCCCTTGCGGCGCTGATGTTCGTCCTTGCCGGTTGCGCCGGGGTGCCCAGTTCGTCGTCGCCGCAAGCGATCGGGACCGTCGACCGTCCCGCGCCGCCGAGCCTGCCCAAGCCCACCCCCGGGATGGATCCCGACGTGCTGTTGCGGGAGTTCCTCAAGGCCACCGCCGATCCTGCGAACCGGCATCTGGCGGCGCGGCAGTTCCTCACCGAGTCGGGGTCGAGCGCATGGGACGACGCCGGCAGCGCGCTGCTGATCGACAACGTCGTGTTCACCGAAACCCGTGGGCCCGAGCGCGTCACGGTGCACATGCGCGCCGACATCCTCGGGTCGCTGTCCGACCTCGGTGTGTTCGAGACGGGGGAGGGTGCGCTGCCCGATCCCGGCCCGATCGAACTCGTGAAGACATCCGGCGGCTGGCGGATCGACAAGCTGCCCAACGGCGTTTTCCTTGACTGGCAACAGTTTCAGTCCACCTACAAACGCAACACTCTGTACTTCGCCGACCCGACCGGAGGCACGGTCGTGCCGGACCCGCGCTACGTCGCGGTATCCGATCCCGACCAGTTGGCCACCGAACTGGTCAGCAAGCTGATCGCCGGGCCACGCCCGGAGCTGGCCAACAGCGTGCGCAACCTGCTGGGCCCGCCGCTGAAACTACGCGGACCGGTCACCCGCGCCGACGGCGGCAAGACGGGCGTGGGCCGCGGCTACGGCGGCGCGCGTATCGATCTGGACAACCTGTCGACCACCGACCCGCACAGTCGGCAACTGCTTGCGGCGCAGATCATTTGGACGCTGTCACGTGCCGGAATCAACGGCCCGTACGTGATCACCGCCGACGGAGCCGCGCTTGACGACCGGTTCGCCGACGGGTGGGAGACCTCGGATGTGGCGGCGACCGATCCGGGCGCCTTCCCGGGGGCGGCGGCGGGGCTGCATGCGCTGGTGGGCGGGTCGCTGGTGTTCCTGGACGGACCGCGTGCACCGCGCGTCCCCGGGGCCTTCGGACAGACCCCCAACCAGACGGCGGCCGCAGTGTCTCGTTCCGGTCAGAATGTGGCATCGATCGTGACGTTGCGTCCGGGCGCGCCCGACATGGCGTCGTCGCTGTGGGTTGGACCGTTGGGCGGCAACGCATCCCAGGCACTAGACGGACGCAACCTGACGCGGCCGAGTTGGTCACTCGACGACGCGGTGTGGGTGGTCGTCGACGGCAACAACGTGGTGCGTGTCATCCAGGACGCGTCGGGGCAGCCCGCGCGCATACCGGTCGACTCGACACCCGTGTCGTCTCGGTTTCCCGGCGCCATCCGGGAGCTGCAACTGTCCAGGGACGGCACCCGCGCCGCAATGGTCATCGACGGGCAGGTGATCTTGGCCGGTGTGGAGCAGACCCCCGGCGGTGGCTATGCGCTCACGTATCCGCGTCGACTCGGCTTTGGACTGGGTAACACGGTGGTGTCGCTGTCCTGGCGCACGGGCGACGACATCGTCGTCAGCCGCACCGATCCGCAGCACCCGGTGTCCTATGTCAATCTCGACGGCGTCAACTCGGACGGACCGAGCCGAAATCTGCTGATGCCGGTCACGACCGTGGCGGCGAACCCGTCGACCGTCTACGTCGCCGATGAGCGCGGAGTACTTCAGTTGACGGGTTCGGTGGCCGACAACGACCCGGTGTGGTCAGAGATCCGTCCGCTGATGGTCGCGGGCGCGCTGCCGGTATTGCCCGGCTGA
- the mtrB gene encoding MtrAB system histidine kinase MtrB encodes MIWSSRRRIRGRWGPSAPLVRGLGALGRALSLAWRRSLQLRVVTLTLGLSLAVILALGFVLTSQITDRILEVKVGAATEEVERARSTVSDIVGGEETRSLDSSLQLARNTLIDRTADAGPGLAGAFDAVLVVPGDGPRAATAAGPVQQIPNALREFVKAGQVSYQYATVHTEGFSGPALIIGSPTSSSVTNLELYLIFPLNNEESTITLVRGTMATGAVVLLILLAGIALVVARQIVLPVRSASRIAERFAEGHLTERMPVRGEDDMARLAVSFNDMAESLHRQITQLEEFGNLQRRFTSDVSHELRTPLTTVRMAADLIHDHNDELDPALRRSTELMVSELDRFETLLNDLLEISRHDAGVAELSVESVDLRSTVQSALDNVGHLAADADIELIVDMPSENVIAEVDPRRVERILRNLIANAIDHAEHKPVRIRMGVDEDTVAVTVRDYGVGLRPGEEKLVFSRFWRSDPSRVRQSGGTGLGLAISIEDARLHQGRLEAWGEPGKGACFRLTLPLVRGHKVTTSPLPLKPVGPDNAPRRAARESENV; translated from the coding sequence GTGATCTGGAGCTCGCGAAGGCGTATTCGGGGACGTTGGGGGCCTTCGGCACCACTGGTCCGCGGTTTGGGCGCTCTGGGTCGAGCATTGAGTCTCGCCTGGCGGCGGTCCCTGCAATTACGTGTCGTCACCCTGACGCTCGGCTTGTCGCTGGCCGTCATCCTGGCGCTCGGTTTCGTGCTGACCAGTCAGATCACCGATCGGATTCTCGAGGTGAAAGTCGGGGCGGCCACCGAGGAAGTCGAGCGGGCGCGCAGCACCGTCAGCGACATCGTCGGCGGTGAGGAAACGCGGTCGCTGGACAGCAGCCTGCAGCTCGCACGCAACACCCTGATCGATCGGACCGCCGATGCGGGGCCCGGCCTCGCCGGCGCCTTCGATGCGGTGCTCGTGGTTCCCGGCGACGGGCCGCGCGCGGCGACCGCGGCCGGGCCGGTGCAACAGATCCCCAACGCCCTGCGCGAATTCGTGAAGGCCGGTCAGGTGAGCTACCAGTACGCGACCGTGCACACCGAAGGCTTCTCCGGTCCCGCGCTGATCATCGGTAGCCCGACGTCGTCGTCGGTGACCAATCTCGAGCTCTATCTGATCTTCCCGTTGAACAACGAGGAGTCGACCATCACGCTGGTCCGCGGCACGATGGCCACCGGCGCGGTAGTGCTGCTGATCCTCTTGGCCGGGATCGCACTCGTGGTGGCCCGCCAGATCGTGCTGCCGGTGCGGTCGGCGTCGCGGATCGCCGAGCGGTTCGCCGAAGGACACCTGACCGAGCGGATGCCGGTGCGCGGCGAGGACGACATGGCCCGGCTCGCCGTGTCGTTCAACGACATGGCCGAAAGCCTGCACCGTCAGATCACCCAACTCGAAGAGTTCGGCAACCTGCAGCGACGGTTCACCTCCGACGTCAGCCACGAACTGCGCACACCGCTGACGACGGTCCGCATGGCCGCCGACCTGATCCACGACCACAACGACGAACTCGATCCCGCGCTGCGCCGCTCGACCGAATTGATGGTCAGCGAGCTCGACCGCTTCGAAACGCTGCTCAACGACCTGCTGGAAATCTCGCGCCACGACGCGGGTGTCGCAGAACTGTCCGTCGAATCAGTGGATCTGCGCTCGACCGTGCAGAGCGCGCTCGACAACGTCGGCCACCTGGCCGCCGACGCCGACATCGAGCTCATCGTCGACATGCCCTCGGAGAACGTCATCGCCGAGGTCGACCCGCGCCGCGTGGAACGCATCCTGCGCAACCTGATCGCCAACGCCATCGATCACGCCGAGCACAAGCCGGTGCGCATCCGGATGGGCGTCGATGAAGACACGGTCGCCGTGACCGTGCGGGACTACGGCGTCGGCCTGCGGCCGGGCGAGGAGAAGCTTGTGTTCAGCCGGTTCTGGCGCTCGGACCCATCGCGGGTGCGCCAATCCGGTGGCACCGGACTCGGTCTGGCCATCAGCATCGAGGATGCGCGGCTGCATCAGGGCCGACTGGAGGCGTGGGGCGAGCCGGGCAAGGGCGCGTGCTTCCGGCTGACCCTGCCGCTGGTGCGCGGACACAAGGTGACGACGAGTCCGCTTCCGCTCAAACCCGTTGGGCCAGATAACGCTCCGCGACGCGCCGCCCGCGAGTCGGAGAACGTGTGA
- the mtrA gene encoding two-component system response regulator MtrA: MDSMRQRILVVDDDPSLAEMLTIVLRGEGFDTAVIGDGTQALTAVRELRPDLVLLDLMLPGMNGIDVCRVLRADSGVPIVMLTAKTDTVDVVLGLESGADDYVMKPFKPKELVARVRARLRRNEDEPAEMLSIADVDIDVPAHKVTRLGEQISLTPLEFDLLVALARKPRQVFTRDVLLEQVWGYRHPADTRLVNVHVQRLRAKVEKDPENPQVVLTVRGVGYKAGPP, translated from the coding sequence ATGGACTCCATGAGGCAAAGGATTCTGGTTGTCGACGACGACCCTTCGCTCGCCGAGATGCTCACCATCGTGCTGCGCGGGGAGGGTTTCGACACCGCGGTCATCGGTGACGGCACCCAAGCGCTGACGGCGGTCCGCGAATTGCGGCCCGACCTGGTGCTACTTGACCTGATGCTGCCCGGGATGAACGGCATCGACGTGTGTCGCGTGCTCCGGGCGGACTCCGGCGTGCCGATCGTCATGCTGACGGCCAAGACCGACACGGTCGACGTGGTGCTCGGGCTGGAGTCCGGCGCCGACGACTACGTGATGAAACCGTTCAAACCGAAGGAACTCGTCGCCCGCGTGCGTGCCCGCCTGCGTCGCAACGAGGACGAGCCCGCCGAGATGCTGTCGATCGCCGATGTGGACATCGACGTCCCGGCGCACAAGGTGACCCGACTGGGCGAGCAGATCTCTCTGACTCCGCTCGAATTCGACCTGTTGGTGGCGTTGGCGCGCAAACCGCGACAGGTGTTTACTCGTGATGTGCTGCTCGAACAGGTGTGGGGATACCGTCACCCGGCCGACACCCGTTTGGTGAACGTGCATGTCCAACGCTTGCGGGCCAAGGTCGAGAAAGACCCGGAGAACCCGCAGGTGGTGCTGACTGTTCGAGGAGTGGGATACAAGGCCGGACCTCCGTGA
- a CDS encoding cysteine protease, with translation MKNFTISIRSITAAALIGAAAIGLAGGIANAADTAPGIHGNPDDATSFWVQQSLDDCSLMATADVVGQLTGNQPSEEEIVALAGATPSAHHDGPVYTPPPADNPDGGNGTDSQDLPILLSHYGIRAVYTDDDVAAQIDVPTGMPALIDALDDGRKVIAGVNAETIWDEEGDRTNADHDLVVTGVDTEAGIVHLNDSGTEDGADEQVPLDVFEAAWKTSGHDMVITLDVA, from the coding sequence ATGAAGAACTTCACGATCAGCATCCGCTCCATCACCGCCGCCGCCCTCATCGGCGCCGCCGCGATCGGCCTGGCCGGCGGGATCGCCAACGCCGCCGACACTGCGCCCGGCATCCACGGCAACCCCGACGACGCCACGTCGTTCTGGGTCCAGCAGAGCCTCGACGACTGCTCGCTGATGGCCACCGCCGATGTCGTGGGCCAGTTGACCGGAAACCAGCCCAGCGAAGAGGAGATCGTCGCACTGGCCGGAGCGACGCCGAGCGCTCACCACGACGGACCGGTCTACACTCCGCCGCCGGCCGACAACCCGGACGGCGGCAATGGCACCGACTCGCAGGACCTGCCGATCCTGCTGTCGCACTACGGTATTCGCGCCGTCTACACCGACGACGACGTCGCGGCCCAGATCGATGTTCCGACCGGTATGCCCGCCCTGATCGATGCACTCGACGACGGCCGCAAGGTCATCGCCGGGGTCAACGCCGAGACCATCTGGGACGAAGAGGGCGATCGCACGAACGCCGACCACGACCTGGTGGTCACCGGCGTCGACACCGAAGCCGGCATCGTGCACCTCAACGACAGTGGCACCGAGGACGGCGCCGACGAGCAGGTCCCGCTCGACGTCTTCGAGGCAGCGTGGAAGACCAGCGGCCACGACATGGTCATCACCCTGGATGTCGCCTGA
- a CDS encoding serine/threonine-protein kinase, with translation MNDSPHNSRVGSQLGPYHLNSLIGRGGMGEVYEAHDTVKGRTVALKLLPDSLSHDPVFRERLQREARAAGQLQEPHVVPIHDYGEIDGVLYVDMRLIDGTDLRSVLAKDGAMAPARAVWIVRQVAAALDAAHAAGITHRDVKPENILITADDFAYLVDFGIANAATDHTLTEKGTAIGTYAYMAPERFSSKPVTEKADVYALACVLHQCLTGQQPFAADSISMLITAHLIEAPPKPSEVRPDIPPAFDAIIAKGMAKDAADRYDSAGEFARAAAAVVGGSDSSPMIDVPIPSHPAHLATVAVGGVPVADQPTSAVDPPQTLRRNHRALFAGGAAVAGVIAVAALVAWLVARVPENSSTMSSTVTITHTMPEDAPNTVTAPNLTPAERQLMSLVPDPDSCTPNKDWANAIAAVDCKPTASGDGHEGAVYALYSDADRLEEDFNSAIADDQLTPCPGGDGSPANWDYDNTPDQSEGSLACGTLNGRADLVWTKTSDLMLGAAQGNDIKALYDWWVSTT, from the coding sequence ATGAACGATTCCCCGCACAACTCGCGGGTGGGCTCGCAGTTGGGCCCCTATCACCTCAACAGCCTGATCGGCCGCGGTGGGATGGGCGAGGTCTACGAGGCCCACGACACCGTCAAGGGCCGTACCGTCGCGCTCAAACTGCTGCCTGACTCTCTCTCGCACGACCCGGTGTTCCGGGAACGGCTGCAGCGTGAGGCCCGCGCCGCGGGTCAGCTGCAAGAGCCGCACGTGGTGCCCATCCATGACTACGGCGAGATCGACGGAGTCCTGTACGTCGACATGCGCCTGATCGACGGCACCGATCTGCGCAGTGTGCTGGCCAAGGACGGCGCGATGGCGCCCGCACGCGCGGTGTGGATCGTCCGTCAGGTGGCCGCCGCGCTGGACGCCGCCCATGCCGCCGGAATCACCCACCGCGACGTCAAGCCCGAGAACATCCTGATCACCGCTGACGACTTCGCCTACCTCGTCGACTTCGGCATCGCCAACGCCGCCACCGACCACACGCTCACCGAAAAGGGCACGGCCATAGGCACATACGCCTATATGGCGCCGGAGCGCTTCAGCTCCAAGCCGGTCACCGAGAAGGCCGACGTCTACGCGCTGGCGTGTGTGCTGCACCAGTGCCTCACCGGTCAGCAGCCGTTCGCGGCCGACAGCATCAGCATGCTCATCACCGCCCACCTCATCGAGGCGCCGCCCAAGCCGAGCGAGGTGCGCCCCGACATCCCGCCCGCATTCGACGCGATCATCGCCAAGGGCATGGCCAAAGACGCGGCGGACCGCTACGACTCCGCCGGCGAGTTCGCGCGCGCCGCCGCGGCCGTGGTGGGCGGAAGCGACTCCAGCCCGATGATCGACGTGCCGATCCCCAGTCATCCGGCCCATCTGGCGACGGTTGCAGTCGGCGGAGTTCCCGTTGCCGACCAACCGACGTCCGCGGTGGACCCACCGCAGACCCTCCGGCGCAACCACCGTGCACTCTTCGCCGGCGGCGCGGCCGTCGCAGGAGTGATCGCGGTTGCGGCGCTCGTGGCATGGCTGGTGGCCCGGGTGCCCGAGAATTCGTCCACGATGTCATCGACGGTGACGATCACGCACACCATGCCCGAGGACGCGCCGAACACCGTCACCGCGCCCAACCTCACGCCGGCCGAACGCCAGCTCATGTCGTTGGTACCTGACCCGGATTCCTGCACGCCGAACAAGGACTGGGCCAACGCCATTGCTGCCGTCGACTGCAAGCCCACCGCGAGCGGTGACGGCCATGAGGGCGCGGTTTACGCGCTCTACAGCGACGCCGACCGGCTGGAGGAAGATTTCAACAGTGCGATCGCCGACGACCAGCTGACGCCGTGCCCGGGCGGCGACGGTTCGCCGGCCAACTGGGACTACGACAACACCCCCGATCAGTCGGAGGGCTCGTTGGCCTGCGGCACGCTCAACGGCAGGGCCGACCTCGTCTGGACCAAGACCTCGGATCTGATGCTGGGCGCTGCCCAGGGCAACGACATCAAGGCGCTCTACGACTGGTGGGTCTCCACTACCTGA
- a CDS encoding BTAD domain-containing putative transcriptional regulator, producing MGDSALGFGVLGPMQMTVNGVEVAVGTPKLRAMLATLVINRNRAVAVDTLISAVWGESPLPGARGSVHSYVSNLRKLLSQGDPAPQKTLASAPPGYRLAVADSACDLGRFATEKAAGVIAAAAGDFEWASRHLTTALEQWRGAVLEDLREFPFVDPFATALDEERLTVVTARAEAELACGRAAMIIGDLESQVAEHPYREPLWAQLISAYYLCERQSDALDAYRRLKTALADDLGIDPGPTVQTLHDKILRQEPLDVKKAARTTAVGAKTVLDQRTRVESGGGAVWLVDASGHRHPLRSVATKIGRLPDNDIVLDDEKVSRHHAAIIDTGTGFAVSDLRSANGVELGGTRIQGSVSLADGDQIRICGHVFTFEYDATGARAT from the coding sequence ATGGGGGATTCAGCTCTCGGGTTCGGGGTGCTCGGCCCGATGCAGATGACTGTGAACGGCGTCGAAGTCGCGGTCGGGACGCCCAAGCTGCGCGCCATGCTCGCCACGCTGGTCATCAACCGCAACCGCGCGGTCGCCGTCGACACGCTGATCAGCGCGGTCTGGGGCGAGTCGCCCCTGCCCGGCGCGCGGGGCAGCGTCCACTCCTACGTGTCCAACCTGCGCAAGCTGCTCAGCCAGGGAGACCCCGCCCCGCAGAAGACCTTGGCGAGCGCCCCGCCCGGATACCGGCTGGCCGTCGCCGACAGCGCGTGCGATCTGGGCCGCTTCGCGACCGAGAAGGCCGCCGGCGTCATCGCAGCCGCAGCCGGCGACTTCGAGTGGGCGAGCCGGCACCTGACCACCGCACTGGAGCAGTGGCGCGGCGCCGTACTCGAGGACTTGCGCGAGTTTCCCTTCGTCGACCCGTTCGCCACCGCCCTCGACGAAGAGCGACTGACCGTCGTCACCGCACGCGCCGAAGCCGAACTCGCCTGCGGTCGGGCCGCGATGATCATCGGCGACCTGGAATCGCAGGTGGCCGAACATCCGTATCGCGAACCGTTGTGGGCGCAGCTGATCAGCGCCTACTACCTGTGCGAACGACAGTCCGACGCGCTCGACGCGTACCGCCGGCTGAAAACCGCACTGGCCGACGACCTCGGGATCGATCCCGGTCCGACAGTGCAGACCCTGCACGACAAAATCCTGCGCCAGGAGCCGCTCGACGTGAAAAAGGCGGCGCGCACGACGGCCGTCGGCGCGAAGACCGTTCTCGACCAGCGCACGCGGGTAGAGAGTGGCGGCGGCGCGGTATGGCTGGTCGACGCGTCGGGCCACCGCCATCCGCTGCGCTCGGTCGCCACCAAGATCGGCAGGCTGCCCGACAACGACATCGTGCTCGACGACGAGAAGGTCAGTCGTCACCACGCCGCAATCATCGACACCGGAACGGGTTTCGCGGTCAGCGATCTGCGGTCGGCCAATGGCGTCGAGCTCGGCGGCACCCGGATCCAGGGCAGTGTCTCGCTGGCCGACGGTGACCAAATCCGGATCTGCGGGCACGTTTTCACGTTCGAGTACGACGCCACTGGGGCGCGCGCAACCTGA
- a CDS encoding dTMP kinase: MLIVIEGVDGAGKRTLTNGLRAAFESAHKSVATLAFPRYGDSVEADLAAEALRGSHGDLAESVYAMAVLFALDRAGAKEQIGHLTDTYDVVILDRFVASNAAYSAARLHQGADGDAVEWVRALEYDRLKLPKPDAQILLAVPVELAAARADNRALQEADRAKDAYERDDGLQRRTGEVYAALAEANWSGQWHVVPPEVDARELANRLSRPASDTA, from the coding sequence GTGCTCATCGTGATCGAAGGCGTCGACGGCGCGGGTAAGCGGACTCTGACCAACGGCCTGCGCGCCGCGTTCGAGAGCGCGCACAAGTCCGTCGCCACCCTGGCCTTTCCTCGCTACGGCGATTCGGTGGAAGCCGACCTTGCCGCCGAGGCGCTGCGCGGCAGCCACGGCGACCTCGCCGAATCCGTCTACGCGATGGCGGTGCTGTTCGCCCTCGACCGCGCCGGCGCCAAGGAGCAGATCGGCCACCTCACCGACACATACGACGTCGTGATCCTCGACCGCTTCGTCGCCTCCAACGCCGCCTACAGCGCGGCCCGCCTCCACCAGGGTGCAGACGGCGACGCCGTCGAATGGGTACGCGCTCTCGAGTACGACCGGCTCAAACTCCCGAAGCCCGACGCCCAGATTCTGCTCGCGGTGCCGGTCGAGCTCGCCGCCGCGCGTGCCGACAACCGTGCGCTGCAGGAGGCCGATCGCGCCAAAGACGCCTATGAACGCGACGACGGCCTGCAGCGTCGCACCGGTGAGGTGTACGCCGCATTGGCCGAAGCGAACTGGTCAGGACAGTGGCACGTCGTGCCTCCCGAGGTCGACGCGCGCGAGCTCGCCAATCGGTTGTCCCGACCGGCCTCGGACACGGCATAA
- a CDS encoding DUF899 domain-containing protein, whose product MTDPGDGEDDAMTEHTVGTREQWRAAYERQLANEKELTRRATALAEERQRLPWVPVDKEYVFDTTHGQRTLAELFDGRSQLIVRHFMHGPNTPEGCPGCTFETDNLVGAVPHLAQRDVTFLLASRSPLPVLTAYKERMGWDVEWVSSGGSDFDADFFEHMYVPTPRRDPGPGGGSMLDVMELMALSCFALQDGTVFHTYSTYDRGTEALNATWQLLDRAPNGRGEDFSDWPRKRDEYGT is encoded by the coding sequence ATGACCGATCCAGGCGACGGGGAGGATGACGCGATGACGGAGCACACGGTCGGGACGCGCGAACAGTGGCGAGCCGCCTATGAGAGGCAGCTGGCCAACGAGAAGGAGTTGACGCGACGCGCCACCGCGCTCGCCGAGGAGCGGCAACGGCTGCCGTGGGTGCCGGTCGACAAGGAGTACGTGTTCGACACGACCCACGGTCAGCGCACGCTGGCCGAATTGTTCGACGGCCGCTCCCAGTTGATCGTGCGGCACTTCATGCACGGTCCTAACACTCCGGAGGGCTGCCCGGGCTGCACCTTCGAAACCGACAACCTGGTCGGCGCGGTGCCACACCTGGCGCAGCGCGATGTGACCTTCCTGCTGGCGTCGCGTTCGCCGCTGCCGGTGCTCACCGCATACAAGGAGCGGATGGGCTGGGACGTGGAGTGGGTGTCGTCCGGCGGCAGCGACTTCGACGCCGACTTCTTCGAGCACATGTACGTGCCGACACCGCGCCGCGACCCGGGGCCGGGCGGCGGCAGCATGCTCGACGTGATGGAGCTGATGGCGTTGAGTTGCTTCGCGCTTCAGGACGGCACCGTCTTTCACACGTACTCGACCTACGATCGCGGCACCGAAGCATTGAACGCGACGTGGCAGTTGCTGGACCGCGCACCCAACGGCCGCGGCGAGGATTT